GCGGATGCTCATATCGACACCTGACCAGCATGATTATTGGTAGTTATACGATAATATTTTCCCGGTTATGCCCTTAAGTAGCAAGAAACATATTCTGATGATCGATGATGACGAAGATGATTTTTTCCTCGTAAACGCTTTGTTGCAGGATATTTCGCCAGATCAGTATGTTTTGCAGTGGGTATCGTCCTATAAAGAAGGGCTGCTGGCAATTGAATCCCGGGCACATGATCTGTACCTGGTAGACTATCGGTTGGGAGCTCACACGGGAATCGACGTGTTGCATCATTTCCGCAATCTGGGCTATAAAGCCCCGGTTATATTGTTTACCGGGAAAGGCGATTACCTGATCGATAAGGAAGCTATGCAGGCCGGTGCGGCCGATTATCTGGTGAAGAGTGAAATCACTGCTGCCCTGCTGGAAAGGGCGATACGTTATACCCTCGATAAGTTCGGCCACCTGCTGGCAATTGAGAAAAGTGAGAAACGCTACTTCAGCATCTTCGAAAAATCGAACGACCTGATTCTGCTGGCAGATGCAGGCCTCCGGATTGTGGCCGCTAATCCCGCTGCACTGAACATCCTGAAATACGAGGAAGAAGAATTGTATAGCTGCCACCTGCATCATCTTTTTGCAGATGAAAGCCTGGTGAAGGAATTCCAGGAACAGCTTCAAACCAATGAAGGAGTTGTGCAGAAGGAATACATCTTCAAAAGTAAATTACGGCAGCAACTGGATGTCATGATCAACGCTTCTCTATTGGATGAGAAGAAACAATTATACCTCATCATCATCCAGGATATTACCGCCCGTAAGCGTAAGGAACGGGAGAAGCAACAGCAGGAGAAATTCGCCATTACCGGGCGTATAGCCAGGCTGATTGCACATGAAGTACGTAATCCGCTTACTAATATACTGCTGGCAGTATCGCAGCTTAAAATTGAACCTGCAGGCGCTACCGAAGATGCACAACTGTACCTGGATATCATGGAGCGGAACTGCCACCGTATCAATCACCTGGTAACAGAATTGCTGCAGTCTACAAGGATGACGGAATTGAATATGCTGCCGCAGGGACTGAATGTATTATTGGAAAAAGCATTGCTGCTGGCCGCCGACAGGTTGCAGCTGAATAATATTACAGTCAGCCAGGTCTGGTGTGATCCGGATTGTATGATATTAGCCGATGAAGACAAATTGCTGATCGCTTTCCTGAATATCATTATTAACGGCATTGAGGCCATGAAGGCGGGCGAAGGTCAGCTTAGCCTGCAATCCTGGCAGGACTCCGACCGTGCATTTGTTCGTATATCCGATAACGGTAGTGGAATCTCTCAGCAGAATGTACCCAAATTATTTGAACCATTTTTTACCAGCAAAACCAAAGGCACAGGGCTTGGACTTACAGCTACTCAAAACATCATCCTACAGCATAAAGGCACGATAGCAGTTGACAGCGAGCTGGGAAAAGGCAGTACCTTTATTATCAGTTTCCCGATTGCGGATAATGATTAGTGGTCCGCTTTGCGGATGCCTCCCTGCGTAAGTTCTATTTTACGTTGCTTATACAGGCTACCGATGGTCATCTTGAAGGTTTTCTTGCTCATGCCAAAGAATTCCTGTATTTCTTCCGGGGTGGATTTGTCGTAATAAGGTAGGTAGCCATTGTTTTCCTCCAGCAGACGCAGGATTTTTTCACCCTCATCTTCTACTTTATCAAATCCTGGTTTACCAGCTATGACATCTATTTTACCATCACGGATCTGGCGGATGAATCCAGTGAATTTATCGCCGATATCAACGGCACGGAATATCTCATTATGATGTAATATCCCGGTATGCTGGTTGTTGATGATCACCACATAGCCGATATCTGTGCGGCGGTACGCGACCAGATCTACCTGGTCTTTTTCTTTTATAGTGAGGTTTTCGTTGCTGAGGTACCGGTCGATTTTTTCGGTAGCGGCAAGCCGGCCGGTCAGTTCATCGATGTATATTTTTACGAGGTATTCCTGGCCGGGAGCCATGCGGGTCAGTTGTTGCGACTGTGGCACGAAAAGGTCTTTCATCAGGCCCCAGTCGAGGAACGCTCCCTGCCGGGTGGCGCTGACTACTTTGAGCATTACAATATCTCCGGCTATACCGTAAGGACGCTGGGTGGTGGCAATAAGCCGGTTTTCAGAGTCGTGGTACAGAAACACTTCCAGCTCGTCACCGATTTTGGTTCCTTTAGGTACAAACCTCGACGGGAGCAATATTTCCTGGTCTACTCCTTCCAGGTATACGCCAAAATCTGCTTCTTTTTTAACCCTCAACAGGTTGTATTCACCCACCTTTATCATAAAACTTAGTTATATATGGCTGCAAGTTACTTATAGATTGCGGATTACCGGAATCATATTCTACTTACTTTTGTAAGAACCAGCTTTCGGCTCCTGTAATTCCCGATGCTGTATAAAAACCAACCTGACACCTTATGACTATTCTATCATTCACCCTGGTCCTTTTATGCGGGGCTTTCATTGCTGGTCTGTTGGGATCGCTGACCGGTTTAGGCGGAGGTGTTGTCATCATTCCCCTGCTTACCTTACTATTTCACGTCGACATCCGTTATGCCATTGGAACAGCCCTGGTGGCATCTATTGCAACTTCTTCCGGTTCAGCTTCTGCTTATGTGCGGGAAGGGATTACCAATATACGGTTGGGAATGTTCCTCGAAATAGCCACCACTACGGGTGCGGTCGTCGGTGCCTTCATTGCGGTATATATGCCTACCAATGTAGTGACGATTATTTTCGGACTCGTGCTGATTTTTTCATCGCTGATGTCGTTCCGCAGGAAGATGGAGCAAACAACAGATGACGGCAAGAGCCAGCTGGCTGCCCGTTTACGTCTTAATAATAATTATCCTGGGGAAGATGGGAAAGAAGTGGATTACAAAGTGCACCATGTGCCGGGAGGATATTTCATGATGACATTCGCAGGTATCATGTCGGGCTTACTAGGTATAGGTTCCGGGGCTTTAAAAGTATTGGCGATGGATGGCATCATGCGTATACCCTTTAAAGTATCCACTACTACCAGCAATTTTATGATCGGCGTTACGGCGGCAGCCAGTGCAGTTGTATATCTGCAGCGGGGTTACATAGCGCCTGGTTTGTGTATGCCGGTAGTATTGGGCGTACTGGCAGGTGCGTTGGCAGGATCGCGGATGCTTACCCGGGCTAATGTGAAATGGTTACGTATAGTCTTTAGCGTAGTGATCAGCTTTCTGGCACTGCAGATGATCTACAATGGTATAACCGGAAAATTATAATCCTATGAAGAAGTTATTTTCAAAATTTCTCCGTGATCAGGATATTGAGCAGTTCATCGGACTGCAACTGCGTGTAGGCGTTATCGTTTCCAGCATTGTTGTTTTTATAGGTGGCGTGATATATCTGATCCGTCATGGCCACGAGCAGCCTTCTTATTCTACGTTTACAGGGGTAAGAGAAGGGCTGAATAACCTGCAGGGGATATGGCAGGGCGTGTTAGAGAACAAAGGCATGAACATTATTCAACTGGGGGTTGTGTTGCTGATTGCCACTCCGATCATTCGTATTGCTTTCTCTGTTATTGCATTCCTGTTGGAAAAAGATTATCTCTATGTGGGGCTTACGCTTGTAGTGCTGGGGGTTATTGCATACAGTATGCTGGGAGGGATAGCTGGATAGTCTTTAGCAAATGCAGCGGAGATTAACATATGATCTTCGCTGCATTTGTTAATGACTCAGCGCTAAAGACTCACAGCTATTACCGAATCTATATTATCCGGTGCTTTATCCGGCAAACTTACTACCAGTTCGTTGTTGCTGACGGAGGTAGGTAATTGTTTGTTATTCGCCAGCAGGCGGGCCTGGGTTACAGTGCCTTTTATGCCTGGTACATGGAGCTGGCCATTGGCAGGCCAGTTAAATACATGCAGGTAGATGATGGTTTTGCCGTTTTCTTCTTTTGCTGTGCACCGGCCCCAGTCCTGTGTGGGAAGCGGGCTGCCTTTGGTGCCATAGATGGATGCGCCGTTTATCTTCATCCACTGCCCGATGCCTTTCAGGGCAGTAAGACTACCCTCAGGGATCTGACCCAATGCATCCGGCCCTACGTTCAGCAGGTAATTCCCATTCTTGGACGCGATGTCAACAAGATTTCGTATAAGCGTTTCCGTGCTTTTCCATTTAACATCATAACTTTTATATCCCCAGGTGCCATTCATGGTCATACACGTTTCCCAGTCGCTGCCATCCAGTTCCGCGGCGTTCGGGATCTTTTGTTCAGGGGTTTTATAGTCGCCCGGGAAATTGGGGCGCTTCAGCCGGTCGTTGGTAATGATATTGGGTTGCAAAGTCAGCACCTCCTGTAGCTTTTGGGCATATTCATCTGTCATGTTGGTAGGAGTATCCCACCAGAGTACAGCTACTTCGCCGTAATTGGTGAGGAGTTCTTTTACCTGTGGAACCGCTACTTTGTTGATGTATTCCGACATGGAGACAGATGTTTGCACGGGATCCCAATGCCCGGAATGTGCCTGGGTGTATTCGTCTATCCTGGTGGAATCGGGATTGGGCCAGCCTTCAGCAGCTATCTTGCGGGCAGCAGCGCCACCTGGATTATTCCAGTCCTGCGCCTGGGAGTAATAGAAGCCTAGTTTAATACCATATTTCTTACACGCTGCAGCGAGCGGTTTCAACACATCTTTACCGTAAGGAGTGGCATCTACGATATTCCATTTGCTGGCGGCTGATTTGAACATCGCAAAACCATCGTGGTGTTTGGCGGTAATAACAATATATTTCATGCCGGCATCACGGGCAGCTCTTACCCAGGCATCCGGGTCGTATTTCACAGGGTTAAACTCCCGGGCATATTGCTGATATTCAGCAACCGGTATTTTAGCCCGATTCATGATCCATTCTCCTCCGCGTCCTACCTGATGCCCTTTGTAGTTACCTGCCAGTACAGCATAATCGCCCCAATGAATGAACATCCCGAACCGGGCTTCCCGCCACCACTGCATCCGCTGGTCGCGGGACTGGTTACTCTGAGCCGGTAGCCATATCGCTGGCGCCAGCAAGACCATTGATAATAGTAAGCGCTTTAGGTTTTTAGCATTCATAAAGTGGATATTTTGTATTTATGCAAACGATTGCATTCTTTGCGTAAAAAATAGGCGTATAACGCCATTTATATGAAAGACATACTCTAATATCCGCTAAAAAAACAAGAAAAGGTGAATTGATTTTATCAGAGAAAGATAGTTTTTTATCAATTGAGAATGTGGAATTAAGAAATAAAGCGGAGATAGTAGTGGATTGGTGTTCGCGTTTACTATCTCCGCTTTATTTCCTGGTATTTTGTGCTTAATTTTCCGCGATTTTTTCTTTTTCGCTCAATCCCAGCACGGCTGTGGTCCAGTTGCGAAGTTCATCGCAGAGGGCCGGATTGTTGAGCAGTGACTGACCATAAGAAGGGATCATTTTTTTCAATTTGATCTGCCAGGCCTCGGTTTCCACATCTTCTTTGAAGCAGCGTTTCAGCAGATTGAGCATAATGGAAACTGCGGTAGACGCTCCGGGCGAAGCGCCCAACAGGGCAGCAATAGAGCCATCAGCAGCACTTACCACTTCAGTGCCGAACTCGAGTATACCTCCGTGCTCGGGATCTTTCTTAATCACCTGTACCCGTTGGCCTGCTATTTCCAGTTCCCAGTCTTCCATCCGGGCTTCAGGGAAATATTCTCTCAATGCTTCCAGGCGATCTTCCGGTTTTTGACGTACCTGGGCAATCAGGTATTTCGTCAGGGGAATATTATCAAGACCGGCAGAAACCATTGGCCGGATGTTGTTCACTTTAATAGACAGCGGCAGATCCATGAAGGAACCGTTTTTCAGGAACTTGGTAGAAAAACCGGCATATGGCCCAAAAAGCAACGCACGTTGTCCGTCGATCATGCGGGTATCCAGGTGGGGCACCGACATGGGAGGAGCGCCCACAGAGGCTTTTCCGTATACTTTGGCCTGATGTTGTGCAATGATTTCGGGATTGGTGCAACGCAGCCATTGGCCGCTTACCGGGAAACCACCGAAACCTTTTCCTTCAGGAATGTCTGATTTTTCGAGTAATGGCAGGGAACCACCGCCTGCGCCTATAAATACAAAGCTGGCGTTAATGTTTTCCTTTTCGCGGGTGTCGCGGTTCTTTACCTTCAACAACCAGGTACCGTCGTCCTGTTTCTTGAGATCACGTACATCATAATTGAAGTGCATGGATACGCCATCCAGTTTCTGAAGATGGTTGAACAGCGCGCGGGTCAGTGCACCGAAATTCACGTCGGTACCCAGTTCCATGCGGGTTGCAGCTACTTTCTGGGAAGCTTCGCGGCCTTTCATCACCAATGGTATCCAGTTTTCCAGTTGTGCATGGTCTTCGGAATACTCCATGGATTTGAAAAGATGGCACTGTTGCAATGCCTTGTAGCGCTTTTTCAGATAATCCACATTGTCTTCTCCCCAAACAAAACTCATATGAGGAATGCTTTGAATGAAGCGCTCAGGATCCGAAATGATGTTATTGTCTACCAGATAGGCCCAGAATTGGCGGGATACTTCAAATTGCTCTGCAATGTTCACCGCTTTCTTGATATCTACTGACCCATCAGGTTTTTGTGGTGTATAATTCAATTCGCAAAATGCGGAGTGGCCGGTACCTGCATTGTTCCATGCGTCGGAACTCTCAGCAGCAGCCACATCCAGTCGTTCATATATTGCTATGGTTAACTCAGGCTCCAGCTCTTTCAAAAGCATTCCAAGAGTGGCGCTCATAATCCCGGCGCCGATTAAAACCACATCCGGACCTGTTCCAGCCGTACTTTTGCTTCTAAACATAACCCCATTTTTATTCGAGGTGCAAAGTTACAATCAAAACATTTATGCAGGTAGGAGAAAATGGTCCTTTGGGACACAATTAACAATATTATTACAATTCTTTCTGAACGGATTGAAAGTTTTGAATTCATGGATTCTTATATATAATTTTATCTTTTAGTTAAGCATCTGGCACTGAAATAATTGACAGCCTTGAAAATGTACTTTTACTCCTATGATGAACAGAAGAACTTTCCTGAGAGGAGTGTCTGCAGCAGTGGCAATTTCCGCCGCCGGAAAAATAGCCACCGCCGTTACTCC
The genomic region above belongs to Chitinophaga sp. 180180018-3 and contains:
- a CDS encoding malate:quinone oxidoreductase, which gives rise to MFRSKSTAGTGPDVVLIGAGIMSATLGMLLKELEPELTIAIYERLDVAAAESSDAWNNAGTGHSAFCELNYTPQKPDGSVDIKKAVNIAEQFEVSRQFWAYLVDNNIISDPERFIQSIPHMSFVWGEDNVDYLKKRYKALQQCHLFKSMEYSEDHAQLENWIPLVMKGREASQKVAATRMELGTDVNFGALTRALFNHLQKLDGVSMHFNYDVRDLKKQDDGTWLLKVKNRDTREKENINASFVFIGAGGGSLPLLEKSDIPEGKGFGGFPVSGQWLRCTNPEIIAQHQAKVYGKASVGAPPMSVPHLDTRMIDGQRALLFGPYAGFSTKFLKNGSFMDLPLSIKVNNIRPMVSAGLDNIPLTKYLIAQVRQKPEDRLEALREYFPEARMEDWELEIAGQRVQVIKKDPEHGGILEFGTEVVSAADGSIAALLGASPGASTAVSIMLNLLKRCFKEDVETEAWQIKLKKMIPSYGQSLLNNPALCDELRNWTTAVLGLSEKEKIAEN
- a CDS encoding S1-like domain-containing RNA-binding protein — its product is MIKVGEYNLLRVKKEADFGVYLEGVDQEILLPSRFVPKGTKIGDELEVFLYHDSENRLIATTQRPYGIAGDIVMLKVVSATRQGAFLDWGLMKDLFVPQSQQLTRMAPGQEYLVKIYIDELTGRLAATEKIDRYLSNENLTIKEKDQVDLVAYRRTDIGYVVIINNQHTGILHHNEIFRAVDIGDKFTGFIRQIRDGKIDVIAGKPGFDKVEDEGEKILRLLEENNGYLPYYDKSTPEEIQEFFGMSKKTFKMTIGSLYKQRKIELTQGGIRKADH
- a CDS encoding sulfite exporter TauE/SafE family protein — translated: MTILSFTLVLLCGAFIAGLLGSLTGLGGGVVIIPLLTLLFHVDIRYAIGTALVASIATSSGSASAYVREGITNIRLGMFLEIATTTGAVVGAFIAVYMPTNVVTIIFGLVLIFSSLMSFRRKMEQTTDDGKSQLAARLRLNNNYPGEDGKEVDYKVHHVPGGYFMMTFAGIMSGLLGIGSGALKVLAMDGIMRIPFKVSTTTSNFMIGVTAAASAVVYLQRGYIAPGLCMPVVLGVLAGALAGSRMLTRANVKWLRIVFSVVISFLALQMIYNGITGKL
- a CDS encoding alpha-L-fucosidase, whose protein sequence is MNAKNLKRLLLSMVLLAPAIWLPAQSNQSRDQRMQWWREARFGMFIHWGDYAVLAGNYKGHQVGRGGEWIMNRAKIPVAEYQQYAREFNPVKYDPDAWVRAARDAGMKYIVITAKHHDGFAMFKSAASKWNIVDATPYGKDVLKPLAAACKKYGIKLGFYYSQAQDWNNPGGAAARKIAAEGWPNPDSTRIDEYTQAHSGHWDPVQTSVSMSEYINKVAVPQVKELLTNYGEVAVLWWDTPTNMTDEYAQKLQEVLTLQPNIITNDRLKRPNFPGDYKTPEQKIPNAAELDGSDWETCMTMNGTWGYKSYDVKWKSTETLIRNLVDIASKNGNYLLNVGPDALGQIPEGSLTALKGIGQWMKINGASIYGTKGSPLPTQDWGRCTAKEENGKTIIYLHVFNWPANGQLHVPGIKGTVTQARLLANNKQLPTSVSNNELVVSLPDKAPDNIDSVIAVSL
- a CDS encoding DUF1634 domain-containing protein, yielding MKKLFSKFLRDQDIEQFIGLQLRVGVIVSSIVVFIGGVIYLIRHGHEQPSYSTFTGVREGLNNLQGIWQGVLENKGMNIIQLGVVLLIATPIIRIAFSVIAFLLEKDYLYVGLTLVVLGVIAYSMLGGIAG
- a CDS encoding ATP-binding protein, whose amino-acid sequence is MPLSSKKHILMIDDDEDDFFLVNALLQDISPDQYVLQWVSSYKEGLLAIESRAHDLYLVDYRLGAHTGIDVLHHFRNLGYKAPVILFTGKGDYLIDKEAMQAGAADYLVKSEITAALLERAIRYTLDKFGHLLAIEKSEKRYFSIFEKSNDLILLADAGLRIVAANPAALNILKYEEEELYSCHLHHLFADESLVKEFQEQLQTNEGVVQKEYIFKSKLRQQLDVMINASLLDEKKQLYLIIIQDITARKRKEREKQQQEKFAITGRIARLIAHEVRNPLTNILLAVSQLKIEPAGATEDAQLYLDIMERNCHRINHLVTELLQSTRMTELNMLPQGLNVLLEKALLLAADRLQLNNITVSQVWCDPDCMILADEDKLLIAFLNIIINGIEAMKAGEGQLSLQSWQDSDRAFVRISDNGSGISQQNVPKLFEPFFTSKTKGTGLGLTATQNIILQHKGTIAVDSELGKGSTFIISFPIADND